Proteins from one Pseudomonadota bacterium genomic window:
- a CDS encoding phosphatidate cytidylyltransferase has protein sequence MTRTRIITGVIIGIGWLALLLYGPFWFFWLVFVGLGAMALNEYYVMTLAKFSRHDRITGILLGLFPLLAAYEGNSETVSAALFIALFFLIVYALSRYTTLNDVNSQMNGFVLMQRLGFGIFYVGFSFSHFTLLLTVPKGTHWLFLLTIITVFSDSAAYFSGKYLGRHKLAPAISPGKTIEGLIGGLLGSITAAIIVCILLFPGFSIVKMSVLTIFLTFVGIMGDLTESVIKRTMGVKDSGNILPGHGGVLDRLDSLMIATPVLFYMIHFGFLTS, from the coding sequence ATGACCAGAACCAGAATCATTACAGGGGTTATCATCGGCATCGGCTGGCTGGCCCTTCTCCTCTACGGGCCTTTCTGGTTTTTCTGGCTGGTGTTCGTGGGCCTCGGCGCGATGGCCCTGAACGAATATTACGTTATGACCCTGGCCAAATTCAGCCGCCATGACAGGATCACCGGCATTCTGCTCGGTCTCTTCCCGCTTCTGGCCGCCTACGAAGGCAATTCGGAAACGGTTTCCGCCGCCCTCTTCATCGCTCTTTTCTTTCTGATTGTCTATGCCCTTTCCCGGTATACCACCTTAAACGACGTCAACAGCCAGATGAACGGTTTTGTGCTGATGCAGAGGCTTGGCTTCGGCATTTTCTATGTGGGCTTCAGCTTCTCCCATTTCACATTGCTGCTCACCGTTCCCAAGGGAACCCACTGGCTTTTCCTTTTGACCATCATCACCGTCTTTTCCGACTCCGCAGCCTACTTTTCCGGCAAATATCTCGGCCGCCACAAGCTCGCTCCGGCGATCAGCCCGGGGAAAACCATCGAAGGGCTCATCGGCGGACTGCTTGGCAGCATTACCGCCGCGATCATCGTCTGCATCCTGCTTTTTCCAGGGTTTTCAATCGTAAAAATGTCCGTTCTGACCATCTTCCTGACCTTTGTCGGCATCATGGGCGACCTTACCGAATCGGTGATTAAAAGAACCATGGGCGTTAAGGATTCCGGGAATATCCTCCCCGGGCACGGTGGGGTTCTCGACCGGCTCGACTCCCTGATGATCGCCACCCCGGTTCTCTTCTATATGATTCACTTCGGCTTTCTCACCAGCTGA
- a CDS encoding isoprenyl transferase, producing the protein MTESPELDPTRLPGHVAIIMDGNGRWAQNRGMPRPLGHKQGVVSVREIVTAARELEIKALTLYAFSTENWNRPAVEVQALMGLLKTFLRSELDALVKNNVSLRTIGQIDRLPVEVREILVSVSERTKDNDGLVLNLALSYGGRDELTRAVRKIAEQCRTGALSPTAITEETISTHLDTAGLKDPDLLIRTGGESRLSNFLLWQLSYAEILITDTLWPDFRKEQFIDALKDFQSRQRRFGKTSEQVLAK; encoded by the coding sequence ATGACTGAATCACCCGAACTGGATCCGACCCGGCTGCCCGGACATGTGGCCATCATCATGGACGGGAACGGGCGCTGGGCCCAGAATCGGGGCATGCCCAGACCTCTCGGCCACAAGCAGGGGGTAGTTTCGGTGCGGGAAATCGTCACCGCCGCCCGGGAACTGGAGATCAAAGCACTCACCCTCTATGCGTTTTCAACCGAAAACTGGAACCGCCCGGCGGTCGAAGTACAGGCGTTGATGGGACTCCTGAAAACGTTTCTCCGGAGCGAACTCGACGCTCTGGTCAAAAACAATGTCTCCCTGCGCACTATCGGACAGATCGACAGGCTGCCCGTTGAGGTTCGCGAGATCCTGGTCTCGGTTTCCGAAAGAACAAAGGATAACGACGGCCTGGTTCTTAATCTCGCCTTAAGTTACGGCGGACGTGACGAACTGACCAGGGCGGTCCGGAAAATCGCGGAGCAATGCCGCACGGGGGCGCTCTCTCCGACGGCGATCACCGAAGAAACAATTTCTACCCATCTCGATACCGCAGGCCTGAAGGACCCGGATCTGCTGATCAGGACCGGCGGGGAATCGAGGCTCAGCAATTTCCTGCTCTGGCAGCTTTCTTATGCTGAAATCCTGATTACCGACACCCTGTGGCCTGATTTCCGGAAAGAGCAGTTCATCGACGCGTTGAAGGATTTTCAATCCAGGCAGAGGCGATTCGGCAAAACTTCTGAACAGGTGCTTGCAAAATGA
- the frr gene encoding ribosome recycling factor, whose protein sequence is MSEVIELMQVKMEDSVESFKRELSKVRTGRASLSLLDSVKVDAYGSSMPLNQVATLTIPESRLIQIQAWDTQLLGHIERAIHKAELGLNPVNDGKLIRVSIPQLTEERRKTLVKQVKKITEEYRVAVRNSRRDAIDTLKKQKNNKEITEDDLFRLQDESQAETDKFIKQIDDLMAAKENEVMEV, encoded by the coding sequence ATGAGTGAAGTGATTGAGTTGATGCAGGTAAAGATGGAAGACAGCGTTGAGTCTTTCAAACGTGAACTCTCGAAGGTGCGTACCGGCAGAGCGTCCCTGTCCTTACTCGACAGTGTCAAGGTTGATGCGTACGGCTCATCAATGCCCCTGAACCAGGTCGCAACCCTGACCATCCCCGAAAGCAGGCTGATCCAGATCCAGGCCTGGGACACCCAGCTTCTTGGACATATCGAAAGAGCCATCCATAAGGCTGAGCTAGGATTGAATCCGGTCAATGACGGCAAGCTGATCCGGGTCAGCATCCCCCAGCTTACCGAAGAAAGACGCAAAACCCTGGTCAAGCAGGTCAAAAAAATCACCGAGGAATATCGGGTCGCCGTTCGAAATTCCCGCCGGGATGCCATCGACACCCTGAAAAAGCAGAAAAACAATAAAGAAATCACCGAGGACGATCTCTTTCGCCTCCAGGATGAGTCTCAGGCTGAAACGGACAAGTTCATCAAACAGATCGATGACCTGATGGCTGCCAAAGAAAACGAGGTCATGGAGGTTTGA
- the pyrH gene encoding UMP kinase — MAENKFKRVLLKLSGEALMGKSSYGINPEMLAYVAGEIKELTELGVQVGLVIGAGNIFRGVAGVSDGMDRTSADNMGMLATVINCLAMKEALSRKKIASRVLSAIPMQTVCEPYARQRAMHHLKKKRVVIFAAGTGNPFFTTDTAAVLRGLEIDAEVICKATRVDGVYDKDPLVHSDAVKFDELTYTEVLRRQLRVMDSAAISLARDNSKTILVFDLNKPGNIRKAVCGENTGTIIKGEGK; from the coding sequence TTGGCGGAAAACAAGTTCAAACGGGTCCTGTTAAAACTCAGCGGTGAAGCGCTGATGGGCAAATCATCCTACGGGATCAATCCTGAGATGCTGGCCTATGTGGCCGGTGAGATCAAGGAACTCACCGAGCTCGGGGTTCAGGTCGGCCTGGTGATCGGCGCGGGCAATATCTTCCGCGGTGTCGCCGGGGTTTCCGACGGGATGGACCGGACCTCCGCCGACAATATGGGCATGCTCGCCACGGTGATCAACTGCCTGGCAATGAAAGAGGCCCTGTCCCGAAAAAAAATCGCGAGCCGGGTTCTCTCCGCCATCCCGATGCAGACAGTCTGCGAGCCCTATGCCAGACAGCGGGCGATGCACCATCTTAAAAAAAAGAGAGTGGTGATCTTTGCCGCCGGGACCGGCAATCCGTTTTTCACCACCGATACGGCGGCGGTCCTGCGGGGCCTGGAGATCGATGCCGAAGTGATCTGCAAGGCGACCAGGGTTGACGGGGTCTACGACAAAGACCCCCTCGTCCATAGCGATGCCGTAAAATTTGATGAGCTGACCTATACCGAAGTTCTCCGCAGGCAGCTGCGGGTCATGGATTCTGCTGCGATCTCGCTTGCCAGGGACAACAGCAAAACTATCCTTGTCTTTGACTTGAACAAACCGGGCAATATCCGCAAGGCTGTCTGCGGCGAGAATACCGGGACAATCATTAAAGGAGAGGGGAAATGA
- the tsf gene encoding translation elongation factor Ts, whose protein sequence is MQITSQMVKELRDKTNAGMMDCKKALAENNGDMEKSIDYLRQKGLAVAQKRADRATSEGVIETYIHAGGKLGVMVEVGCETDFVAKSDVFQGFAKDIAMHIAASNPVSIKREDIPQELVDREKEIFKAQAMESGKPENIAEKMVTGKLDKYFAEVSLMEQKFVKNPDVSIQDLLNELIAKLGENISVKKFARFQVGV, encoded by the coding sequence GTGCAAATAACAAGTCAGATGGTTAAGGAACTCCGCGATAAAACCAACGCGGGAATGATGGACTGCAAAAAGGCACTGGCCGAAAACAATGGCGACATGGAGAAATCAATCGACTACCTTCGCCAGAAAGGACTTGCCGTCGCGCAGAAAAGAGCGGACCGGGCCACCAGCGAAGGCGTGATCGAAACCTATATCCATGCAGGCGGGAAACTGGGAGTGATGGTCGAGGTCGGCTGCGAAACCGATTTCGTTGCCAAATCGGATGTATTCCAGGGTTTTGCCAAGGACATCGCCATGCACATCGCCGCCAGCAATCCGGTATCGATCAAAAGGGAAGACATTCCACAGGAGCTTGTTGACCGGGAGAAGGAAATCTTCAAGGCCCAGGCCATGGAATCCGGCAAACCCGAAAACATTGCCGAGAAGATGGTTACCGGAAAGCTTGATAAATACTTCGCCGAGGTCAGCCTCATGGAACAGAAGTTCGTCAAGAACCCCGATGTTTCCATTCAGGATCTGCTGAACGAACTCATCGCCAAACTTGGTGAAAACATCAGCGTGAAAAAATTCGCCCGCTTCCAGGTCGGCGTCTGA
- the rpsB gene encoding 30S ribosomal protein S2, translating into MSYINMKDMLEAGMHFGHQTHRWNPKMRPYIYGARSKIYIINLDKTLPMFNAAYEAVQKAVAKGGTVLFVGTKRQAQDIIREEAERCGMYHITNRWLGGMMTNFQTIRKSIDRLKSIKAMQEDGTINQYKKKEVLMMTKEAVKLERNLGGIANMKGLPAALFVVDPKRENIAVDEANRLGIPVIAMADTNCDPDGIDFPIPANDDAIKSIKLITSKIADAVIAGKEQRQDFQEVDSDAKPEMAAAAVTEPVEVVETSADDTEE; encoded by the coding sequence ATGTCTTACATCAACATGAAGGATATGCTGGAGGCCGGAATGCACTTCGGTCATCAGACCCACCGCTGGAACCCGAAAATGCGTCCGTACATCTACGGCGCACGCAGCAAGATTTATATCATCAACCTCGACAAGACCCTGCCGATGTTCAACGCAGCCTACGAGGCCGTCCAGAAAGCGGTTGCCAAGGGCGGCACCGTACTGTTCGTCGGCACCAAACGCCAGGCCCAGGACATCATCCGTGAAGAGGCGGAACGCTGCGGCATGTACCATATTACCAACCGCTGGCTCGGCGGCATGATGACCAACTTCCAGACCATCCGCAAGTCCATTGACCGCTTGAAATCCATTAAGGCGATGCAGGAAGACGGCACCATCAACCAGTACAAGAAGAAAGAAGTCCTGATGATGACCAAGGAAGCTGTGAAACTTGAGCGCAACCTCGGCGGTATCGCAAACATGAAGGGGCTGCCCGCAGCTCTCTTTGTGGTGGATCCGAAACGTGAAAACATCGCCGTCGACGAAGCCAACCGTCTTGGGATTCCGGTCATCGCCATGGCCGATACCAACTGCGATCCCGACGGCATCGATTTCCCGATTCCGGCCAATGATGATGCGATCAAATCAATCAAGCTCATCACCTCAAAAATTGCCGACGCAGTCATCGCCGGCAAGGAGCAGAGACAGGATTTCCAGGAAGTCGACAGCGATGCCAAGCCGGAAATGGCTGCCGCTGCAGTCACCGAACCGGTGGAGGTTGTTGAAACCTCTGCGGATGACACTGAAGAATAA
- the waaF gene encoding lipopolysaccharide heptosyltransferase II yields MLTDDLKPDKILIRSTNWIGDAIMTTPAVRTIRENYPEAMISILAYPWVADIFRNCPHVDEVIIFDKKGVHQGLQGLWRLAGELRSRRFDLAILLQNAFEAAFITLLAGIPARAGYIRDGRRLLLNYPVAIRPEVRKLHQVHYYQWLCRDLGMTAGPDELFLQVSSEAAQWAADFVAGAGTRPVIGLNPGAAYGPAKCWPVERYGELAAVLTEKYNAVIPVFGTGADQTTAETIRSFAPEHVIDLAGKTSLGEAMALIASCDVFVTNDSGLMHVAAAQKTPLVAIFGSTDPVATGPFAEDVLIIRKEMECQPCFKTHCRTDFSCMKEIGVAEVSEGVARMLSAGKKR; encoded by the coding sequence ATGCTGACTGACGACCTTAAACCTGACAAGATCCTGATCAGATCCACCAACTGGATCGGCGATGCCATTATGACTACTCCTGCTGTCAGGACAATCAGGGAGAATTATCCGGAGGCGATGATTTCAATCCTCGCATACCCTTGGGTTGCCGACATCTTCCGTAACTGTCCCCATGTTGATGAGGTGATCATTTTTGATAAGAAGGGGGTTCATCAGGGGCTGCAAGGTTTGTGGCGGCTTGCCGGGGAGTTGCGGTCCCGGCGCTTTGATCTGGCGATTCTGCTGCAGAATGCCTTTGAAGCGGCCTTTATCACCCTGCTTGCCGGAATCCCTGCCCGGGCCGGATATATCAGGGACGGACGGCGACTGCTGCTGAATTATCCGGTCGCCATCAGACCGGAAGTACGTAAACTGCACCAGGTCCACTACTATCAGTGGCTGTGTCGAGATCTCGGCATGACCGCCGGACCCGATGAACTTTTCCTCCAGGTGTCTTCCGAGGCGGCACAATGGGCCGCAGACTTTGTCGCCGGTGCGGGCACTCGCCCGGTGATCGGGTTGAATCCCGGTGCGGCGTATGGGCCTGCCAAATGCTGGCCGGTTGAACGATATGGCGAGCTTGCCGCTGTGCTTACGGAAAAATATAATGCGGTGATTCCGGTGTTCGGCACCGGGGCGGACCAGACGACTGCTGAAACGATCCGGAGTTTTGCCCCTGAACATGTGATTGATCTTGCCGGAAAGACCTCACTTGGTGAAGCCATGGCCCTGATCGCTTCCTGCGACGTTTTTGTGACCAACGATTCCGGGCTGATGCATGTGGCTGCCGCGCAGAAAACGCCCCTGGTCGCCATCTTCGGCTCCACCGATCCGGTAGCGACCGGGCCTTTTGCCGAGGACGTCCTGATTATCCGGAAGGAGATGGAGTGCCAGCCCTGTTTCAAGACGCACTGCCGCACGGATTTCAGCTGTATGAAAGAAATCGGGGTCGCAGAAGTTTCCGAAGGGGTCGCCCGGATGCTTTCAGCCGGAAAAAAAAGGTGA
- the gmhB gene encoding D-glycero-beta-D-manno-heptose 1,7-bisphosphate 7-phosphatase, whose protein sequence is MHSDKKKRAVFLDRDGTINEQMGYINHLDRFVMLPGVAGAIRRLNEKGIPVFVVTNQSGLARGYFPESLLVEVHEKMNRELAEGGAKVDGIYICPHHPEAKEERFRINCDCRKPKTGLFRAAAADYGIDLASSYVVGDRWSDLKAAAACGARGVLVLTGYGRGDYQYIGPTRKVQPDFVAEDLAAAVEWIIGELDKKEAGTGS, encoded by the coding sequence ATGCACAGTGACAAAAAGAAGCGCGCCGTTTTCCTCGATCGGGACGGCACTATCAATGAGCAGATGGGGTATATCAACCATCTTGACCGTTTCGTCATGCTGCCCGGGGTCGCCGGGGCGATTCGCCGCCTCAATGAAAAGGGGATCCCGGTCTTCGTGGTGACCAATCAGTCCGGTCTGGCAAGGGGGTATTTTCCGGAGTCTCTGCTGGTCGAGGTTCATGAAAAAATGAATCGCGAGCTTGCCGAAGGTGGGGCGAAAGTGGACGGAATCTACATCTGCCCGCATCATCCCGAGGCGAAGGAGGAAAGGTTCAGGATCAACTGTGACTGCCGGAAACCGAAAACCGGCCTCTTTCGCGCGGCGGCGGCCGATTATGGGATTGACCTTGCCTCCTCATATGTGGTGGGCGACCGCTGGTCCGACCTGAAGGCGGCGGCGGCCTGCGGCGCCAGAGGGGTTCTGGTCCTTACCGGGTATGGACGCGGGGATTACCAGTACATCGGCCCGACCCGGAAGGTCCAGCCGGACTTTGTGGCGGAGGATCTTGCCGCAGCGGTGGAATGGATCATCGGCGAGCTGGATAAAAAAGAAGCCGGAACCGGGAGTTAG
- a CDS encoding septum formation initiator family protein, with amino-acid sequence MNLDFSIREKRKLGNIIIAALLFLVIWILFSPWGLVKHVRINNELETVRQSNRELIEKNRLLEEEITRLTSDPVYLEEIARKKFGLVRKNELVFDFSKTKEH; translated from the coding sequence GTGAACTTAGATTTTTCCATACGGGAAAAAAGAAAACTCGGCAATATCATAATTGCCGCCCTTCTTTTCCTGGTCATCTGGATCCTCTTCTCACCATGGGGGCTGGTCAAACACGTCCGGATAAATAATGAACTGGAAACCGTCAGGCAGAGCAACCGGGAGCTGATTGAGAAAAACAGGCTTCTTGAGGAAGAGATCACCCGCCTGACCAGCGACCCGGTATATCTCGAAGAGATCGCCCGCAAAAAATTCGGACTGGTCAGAAAGAACGAACTTGTTTTTGATTTTTCTAAAACCAAGGAGCATTAG
- a CDS encoding DUF523 domain-containing protein, translating to MYLVSSCLMGLKTRYDGAAKPSPQCMEFLEGAVWVPVCPEQLGGLATPRLPAEIVDGDGDDVLAGNAGVVNSGGVEVTGKFVEGARQVLFIAEKLGVDGILLKSGSPSCGCGEILGVTAALLRNNGFPVREF from the coding sequence ATATATCTGGTCAGCAGCTGTCTGATGGGGTTGAAGACCCGTTACGACGGGGCTGCAAAGCCGTCTCCGCAGTGTATGGAATTTCTTGAAGGTGCGGTCTGGGTGCCGGTCTGTCCCGAGCAGCTTGGCGGGCTCGCCACCCCGCGGCTGCCGGCGGAGATCGTGGATGGTGACGGAGATGATGTTCTGGCAGGGAACGCCGGAGTCGTCAACAGCGGCGGCGTGGAGGTGACCGGAAAATTTGTGGAAGGCGCCCGCCAGGTGCTGTTCATCGCCGAAAAACTGGGTGTGGATGGAATTCTTCTCAAAAGCGGGAGCCCCTCCTGCGGCTGTGGAGAAATATTGGGGGTCACGGCCGCATTATTGCGGAACAACGGTTTTCCGGTGAGAGAATTTTAA